The Plantactinospora sp. KBS50 sequence GCGCGGGCAGCGCCTTGCGGGCGCGCTTCGGGCCGCCCTTCTGCCCGGCCAGCCGGAACGGCACGGTCCGGGTCCGCCCGAGGGCCTTCTGCCAGGTCGCGGCGGCCACCGAGACGGAGCCCGGCGCGAGGCCGAACTGCGCCTCGATCGCCGAGTGGCTGGACGGGATGAGCCCGTAGCGCCACCGGGTGCCGGTCCGCGGCGTGATCTCGAAGTCCGGCCGGGCCGGGTCGGAGCCGGCCTCCGGCAGCCGGCTGGCGGCGTGGAAGGCCCCGCAGACGTACAGGCAGTCGGCCCGGTCGATCCCGGTGGCGGCCAGGTGGGCGCGGATGCGCGTCCACATGTACCGCTCGCGGTCCTCGTCGGTGGCGTACCGGTGGCCGCTCTGCGGGGCCAGCCGCCGGAAGAGGCTGCCGATCAGCACCATGACCTGCCGGTACGTGTCGTGGTCGGCCCCGGCGAGCGGCTGCTCGACGTACTGGTCCCACCACTCCGACCAGTGCCGGACCCGGCCGTGGTGCAGCAGGTACTCCTCCAGCTCGGCGAAGCGGGGACGCAGGTCGCCGATCTCCACCCCGACCGCGTCGCCGTGCAGGTCCCGTTCGGACCCGCCGCCGGCCGGGTCGGGATCGGACGGCGCGGAATCCGGCCGCCACTGGAACACGTGGTCGGTGGAGCGGTCCACCAGCACCAGTTCGACACCCGGCGTCTCCAACGCGTACGCGATCGCCTGGTACTCGGCGGACGCCTCGGTGATCGGTGCGATGAGGCTCAGCGGCGCCGACTCCGGGGGAAAGCCGTCGAGTTCGGCGGCGAACGCCTGCACCGCCACCGGCAGCCGGCAGTTGCGCAGTTCGCCGAGCAACGGACGCAGATCCTCGCACAGCTCCAGGTAGATCACCTTGGGCTGCTTCTCCCGCAGTCGCCGCGCCATGGCCAGCGCGGACGCCGGCGAGTGGTGGCAGACCGGAAAGATCTCCAGCGGTTCGCGAAGTGCGTGGTCGATGTCGTCGACCATGCCGGCGAGGATCTCCGCCAGCACGTCCGGCTGGCCGGCGAAGGCCTCGACCGCTCCGTGCAGGTGCGCCCGCAGCGCGTCGAAGGGCGCGGTCATGACAGGGTGGCGATCGCCTCGCGGCCGCCCTCCAGGAAGTCGACCCACTCGCCGCCCTGCTCCCGGCTGCGCGGCTCGACGATCCCGTGCCAGTACTTGTTGAGAATGGCCAGGTCCTCGGGGCTGCGCCGGGCCAGCGAGCCGACCAGCGAGTTGGCGAGGGTGCCGGCGGTGAGCGTGCGGGCGCCGAAGAAGGTGCTGTGCAGTGTCGCGTCCTCCAGCACGCCGATCTGTTCGGCCGTGGACAGCGCCGACTCCAGCCGCTCGTCGTCGCTGGTGGCCGACGTCGCCGCCGCGCGCAGGTCGGCGAAGCTCTGCAACAGCACGTCCAGCAGGGTCGGCGGGATCTCCAGCTCGATGTTGTGCCGGCGCAGCAGTTCCTCGGTGCGGAACCGGACGATCTCCGCCTCGCTCTTGCGGTTGGTCACCACGGGAATCCGGACGAAGTTGAACCGGCGCTTGAGCGCGGAGGAGAGGTCGTTGACCCCTCGGTCCCGGCTGTTCGCGGTGGCGATGATCGAGAACCCGGGTTTGGCGAAGACGATGTTGTCGTCGTCCAGCTCGGGGATCGAGACGTACTTCTCGGACAGGATGGAGATCAGCGCGTCCTGCACGTCGCTGGTGGAGCGGGTCAGCTCCTCGAACCGGCCGATCACACCGCCCTCCATGGCCGTCATGATCGGGGACGGGATCATCGAGGCCCGGGACTGGCCCTTGGCGATCACCATCGAGACGTTCCACGAGTACTTGATGTGGTCCTCGGTGGTGCCGGCGGTGCCCTGCACGACGAGCGTGGAGTTGCGGCTGATCGCCGCCGCGAGCAGCTCGGCCAGCCAGCTCTTGCCGGTGCCGGGGTCGCCGATGAGCAGCAGGCCGCGGTCGGAGGCGAGCGTGACGATGGACCGCTCGACGAAGCTGCGGTCGCCGAACCACTTCGGCGGGATCTCCCGGTCCAGCCCGTCGGCGCGTTCGGAGCCGAGAACGAACACGCGCACCATCCTGGGGCTCAGCCGCCAGGAGAACGGCTTCGGTCCGTCGTCGACCGACTCCAGCCAGTCCAGCTCGTCGGCGTACTTGACCTCGGCGGGGGCGCGCAGCAGCTCGGTGCTCATGGGGTGTTGGTCTCCTTGCGAGGGATGAGGGTCAGGCGAGGAAGTTCTTGAGATCGGTGATGAGCGTCTTGATCCGGCCGGAGAGCACCGGAGTGCCCTGGTCCTTGAAGCGCTGGCGGAACCACGGGTTGACGCTCTGCCGGTCACCGCTGCTCACCGAGCCGACCGGGATGAACCGGGCGCCGGAGCGGTGGATCGCGGCCATGCCGTCGAAGACCGCCTGTTCGCGCCACTCGTAGAAGTCGGAGATCCAGACGACCACCGTGTTCCGCGGGTCGGCGATCTTGGGCCGGGCCAGGTCGAGCGCGACGGTGCCGTCCGTGCCGCCGCCGAGGCGGGTGCGCAGCAGCACCTCGAACGGGTCGTGCACCCATGGTGTGAGGTCCAGCGCCCGGGTGTCGTACGCGACCAGGTGCACGTCCACCTTGGGCAGCCCCGCGAAGATCGAGGCGAGGATCGTGCAGTTGACCATGGCGTCCACCATCGAACCGGACTGGTCCACCACCACGATCAGCCGGGCCGGGGTGATCCGCTTGGCGGTCTGCCTGTAGTAGAGCCGGTCGACGTAGAGCCGCTCGTCCTGCGGGCTCCAGTTCGGCAGGTTCTTCCAGATGGTCCGGTCGATGTCGAGGTTGCGGAACACCCGCTTGGGCGGGATGGACCGGTCGATCGTGCCGGTGCTCGCCTGGGCGACCTGGGTACGCAGCACCTCGGCGACCTCGTCGACGAACCGCCGGATCAGGGCCTTGGCGTTGGCCAGCGCGACACCGTCCAGGTTGTCCTTGTCGCGCAGCAGTTGCTCGATCAGCGACATGCTGGGGGTGAGCTGTCTGGCCAGCCGGTTGTCGGCGAGCACCTCGCGCAGGCGCATGCGCCTGATCAGCTCGCCCTCGATGCCGGCCAGCACCGGGGCCAGGTTGGCGTGCGCGCCGACACCGGCCCCGTTGCCGGTGCCGGTCCCCGCACCGGCCCCCGCGCCAGCACCGGCCCCCGCGCCAGCACCGGCCGCCGCGCCGGCCCCCGCGCCCGCCGCGCGACCCCGCAGCCGACCGGGCTCGCAGCCCAGCGCCCGCTCGAACCAGCCGGCATCGGCCTGCCAGCGGGTCAGTTGCTCGGCGGTCACGTTCCCGGACCCGGTGGCGAAGACGTTGAGCAGCAGCTTCGACATCAGCGCCACCCGGCGGACCGCGTCGTCGCCATCCTGGTCGCCGTCCGGCTCGCCGTCCTGCTCGCCGCGTTGGTCGCCGCGTTGGTCGCCGTCCGCGCCGAGCCCGTCGAACTCGGCCGCGAGCTGCGGAAAGCGCTGCACCAGGGTGTCCACCGAGGTGGCCGGGTCCAGCAGCGCCGCCGGCAGATCCAGGTCGTCGACGATCGCCACGCTCGCGGACTCCAGCGCCGACTGCTCCTCCGGGTCGAAGACCCGGGCCAACAGCCGCCAGCAGAGCACCTGCCGCCGGTTCTCCGCCGCGCTCACTTGCGCAGCAGCTTTCCCGCGCGCTCCCGCAGGACGTCCACGGCGGTGCCGGCCGCCGCCTCCGCCTTCGCGGCCTTCGGCTCCGTCGGACCCAGCGCCCAGTCTCCGCCGTGCACGGTGGCCGGTTTCCGCTTGAGCACCGTGCGCACCGCCAGCGGTTGCACCGCCCACCGGCCGCCGTCCCAGCGCAGCAGCCCCAGGCAGGCGGTGGAGTTGGCGACGAGCGCCGGGGTCAGCGGCCCGGCCGCGGGCAGCCGGTCCGCATCCACCGCGAGGGTCGCGCCCCCGCCGAGGTCGAACCCCTGCGGCCCGGCCGCGTACCCCTCCAGGAGCACCGGTTCGGCGATCGCCACCGGATGCCGGTCCAGCGGGGGCGGCGACGAGGCTACCGCGGCGTCCAGCCGGACCCGGGCGGTCGCGAACGGGTCGGCCGGCTCGCCCGGCGCGGCGCGCGACTCGTCCCAGCTCAGGTCGCCGCCCGGGCCGAGCGACAGGCCGGCCACCTCGACCGTGCGGCGCTCGGCGAGTGCCGTACGGAACACCGGGAAGGCGGCCAGCATCCGCCAGGCCGACGGGCCGGTGATGGTGTCCACCTTGGCCGCGGCCACGCTGGTGCGGACCAGCCGGACGCCACCGTCGGGCGTCTCCAGCAGGCCGTGCGCCTGCGCCCGGAACACCGTCGGATGCTCGTGCAGGTCCACCCCGAGGATCAGCAGCCGGCCGTCCACCGGCGTGGCCGGGTCGCCGGGACGGCCGTCCTGGCTCAGCAGCACGGCCCGGGTCCACAGGTCGGCCCAGCGACGCGCCGGCACCTGTTCGAGACCGGTCACCGGCGCGCTGGCCCGCAGCTCCGCCGCGAGGCCGTCCAGCAGGGTGCCGAGGCGCCGGGCCGCCGGGTCGGCGAGCAGCGCCTGCACGGCCCGGCCACCGGCACCGGCCAGGTCTCGGTCCACCCCGCGCCAACCGGCGATGGCCAGCTCCCGCAGCCAGGAGCGTGCCGCGGCCAGCGCGGGCGCCGGCTCGGCGAGGCCGTCCCCGCCGGGCCACGGCCGCCGGTGACGCCCCAACGCCCCGTCCAGGCCGGTGAGCAGCGCGTCGTGCGCGGCACCGAGCAGACCGGCCCGGGCGCCGGCCAGCGCGGCCAGATGCTCGTCGGTGACCGTCCCGGCGACGATCTTGCCGACCGCGTCGCCGACCCGGTCGGCCAGCGGCGACCCGGCGAAGGCGGCGGCCACCGAGTCGAGGACCTCGGCCCGCTCCTCGTCGATCCGGGCCAGACCGTGCCCGAGGGTGTCATCCAGGCCGTCGGCCAGGGCCATCGTCTCGTCGAGACCGGCCGGCGGCGTGCGCAGCAGGTCGGCGAGCATCAGGACACCGCCCGGGGCGCCGGGAACCACTGCAACTCCGGCAGCGGGTCGACGCTCGGTGGCAGTTCGAGGTACGCCAGGTGGCGCAGGAAGCCGCTGAACACCTCGGCGGTGTGGTCGGCCGGCGCGGCGTTCGGGTGCAGGCCGGCCCAGAGGTCGGCGGCCTCCGACGGCAGCTCGGCCTTGAGGTAACGGGCCACCCGGTCCATCCCGTACTGCGCCACCGCCGCATCGGCCAGCGACCGGAGGTGGTTGCAGGGGTACCCGCCGCCGAGCCCCCCGCACGGGCGGTTGTTGTTGGTCCGGCAGGTCATCCCGTGCTCGCCGGCGGTGACCGACGAGACGTAGACGCGCGAGACGTCCGAGCCGCTGGAGACCACCCCTGCAGCCGCCCGTCGGCCAACTCCACGAACGGCACCTTCGCCAGCTTCCGTGGCCGCACCGGCGCGATGACCGACACTGCGCTGCGCCGCTCACGGGCGGCGCCATCGCTTGTCACAACCAGCCCTCCCTCACGTACGAGTGGACGTAGTTGTACCGGACGGGTCCGACAGCATCCGCACCCGCGCCGCCCGCGCCGAGCGTGGGCGGCACGGTCCCTGGTCGACCCGTTTTCGGCGAAGTCGGCCCCTCCCGCGACCGGGACATTCCCGACTTCGCCGAAGTCGGCCCGTCCAGCGGGCGAGGACACCCCGACTTCACCGAAGACGAGTTGATCACGATCGCGACTTTACTTAGAACGAATATTCGTTCTAAGTTGTGGAGCGCGCCGGCGCACCGGTCCGGCAGCAGCGGGGAGGGGTCGCGTTGTCCAAGCTGAGCGAGGCCGAGCGGCAGGCACGGCGGACCCGGATCATCGAGGCCGCGCTGCGCTGCTTCGCCCGCGACGGCTTCCACCGCACCTCGATGGCGGACATCATCCGGGAGTCCGGGCTGAGCGCCGGCGCGATCTACCACTACTTCCCCGGCAAGGAAGAGATGATCGACGCCATCGCCGCCGACCGGCACGCCCGGGAGGCGGCGCTGAACACCGGGGCGCTGGCCGACCCCGATCCGCTGCACGCGCTCCGCCGGCTGGTCCATGACTACGGCGGCTGGCTCGCCGATCCGGACGAGCGGATGCGACGCCGGGTGGGCGTGCAGGTCTGGGCCGAGGCGCTGCGCAGCGACAAGGTGCACGACTTCGTGCTACGCGGCGCCGACGCCGGCCGGGAGGCCATCGCCGAGCTGCTCGAACGGGCGCGCCGGCAGGGGCGGCTCGTGTCCGGCGCCGACCCGGCGGCGCTGGCCCGGATGTTCGTCGCGCTCTTCCAGGGCTTCGTCCTGCAACTGGCCTGGGACGAGCGGGTGGACCTGGCCGGCTACCTGCGCGAGGTGGAACGGCTGCTGGATCTGGTGATCCGCCCCGCCGCTGACGACACCGACGCCCCGACCGACACCGACACCGACACCGACACCGACACCGACACCGACACCGGGGAGCATGCCGAGGCCGGCAACAACAACGGCAACGGCAGCAACGGCAACGGCAACGGCAACGGCAACGGCTGAGCGTGATGGCGAGCACCGTCGGCGACCCGCGCCTCGGCCCGTCCGCCGCCGGCCCGTCCGCCGCCGGCCCGGTGGCCGATCCGGCCGATCCGGACCGTCCGGCTCATCCCGCCGATCCCGCCGATGCCGGCCACCCGGCCGATCCGGGCCAACCCGCGCCGGCGTGGCGGCCCTGGGCGGTGCTGGCCGTCGTCTCGGTCGCGCAGGTCATGGTGCTGCTGGACGCCACCGTGGTCAACGTGGCGCTGCCCCGGCTCCAGGCGGGACTGCACGTCACCCCGGCGCAACTGCCCTGGGTGCTCGACGCGTACACGGTGACCTTCGGCGGGCTGTTGCTGCTCGGCGGCCGGGCGGCCGACCTGCTCGG is a genomic window containing:
- a CDS encoding AAA family ATPase; the protein is MSTELLRAPAEVKYADELDWLESVDDGPKPFSWRLSPRMVRVFVLGSERADGLDREIPPKWFGDRSFVERSIVTLASDRGLLLIGDPGTGKSWLAELLAAAISRNSTLVVQGTAGTTEDHIKYSWNVSMVIAKGQSRASMIPSPIMTAMEGGVIGRFEELTRSTSDVQDALISILSEKYVSIPELDDDNIVFAKPGFSIIATANSRDRGVNDLSSALKRRFNFVRIPVVTNRKSEAEIVRFRTEELLRRHNIELEIPPTLLDVLLQSFADLRAAATSATSDDERLESALSTAEQIGVLEDATLHSTFFGARTLTAGTLANSLVGSLARRSPEDLAILNKYWHGIVEPRSREQGGEWVDFLEGGREAIATLS
- a CDS encoding VWA domain-containing protein; translated protein: MSAAENRRQVLCWRLLARVFDPEEQSALESASVAIVDDLDLPAALLDPATSVDTLVQRFPQLAAEFDGLGADGDQRGDQRGEQDGEPDGDQDGDDAVRRVALMSKLLLNVFATGSGNVTAEQLTRWQADAGWFERALGCEPGRLRGRAAGAGAGAAAGAGAGAGAGAGAGAGTGTGNGAGVGAHANLAPVLAGIEGELIRRMRLREVLADNRLARQLTPSMSLIEQLLRDKDNLDGVALANAKALIRRFVDEVAEVLRTQVAQASTGTIDRSIPPKRVFRNLDIDRTIWKNLPNWSPQDERLYVDRLYYRQTAKRITPARLIVVVDQSGSMVDAMVNCTILASIFAGLPKVDVHLVAYDTRALDLTPWVHDPFEVLLRTRLGGGTDGTVALDLARPKIADPRNTVVVWISDFYEWREQAVFDGMAAIHRSGARFIPVGSVSSGDRQSVNPWFRQRFKDQGTPVLSGRIKTLITDLKNFLA
- a CDS encoding TetR/AcrR family transcriptional regulator is translated as MSKLSEAERQARRTRIIEAALRCFARDGFHRTSMADIIRESGLSAGAIYHYFPGKEEMIDAIAADRHAREAALNTGALADPDPLHALRRLVHDYGGWLADPDERMRRRVGVQVWAEALRSDKVHDFVLRGADAGREAIAELLERARRQGRLVSGADPAALARMFVALFQGFVLQLAWDERVDLAGYLREVERLLDLVIRPAADDTDAPTDTDTDTDTDTDTDTGEHAEAGNNNGNGSNGNGNGNGNG